One Aquamicrobium sp. genomic region harbors:
- a CDS encoding DUF1254 domain-containing protein: protein MARLVYALALGLVGAGIVHIIVLLLVPTYSERDAWSVLSQHANFYRPVRLDPPGAPPLIGSLDPLVDAVACRFDLNDGVTQVHSDETVPYWSVSIHDRTGLNIYSLNDTSSAQGRFDFVIATPAQMIALRNAMPPELEDSIFIEADVAEGIVVVRTFAPDETWEPAISSWLRGVDCTLH, encoded by the coding sequence ATGGCTAGGCTCGTCTACGCCCTCGCCCTCGGCCTCGTCGGCGCGGGCATCGTCCACATCATCGTGCTTCTGCTGGTGCCTACCTATTCGGAGCGAGACGCGTGGTCGGTCCTGTCCCAGCACGCGAATTTCTATCGGCCGGTGCGTCTCGATCCGCCCGGTGCGCCGCCGCTCATCGGCTCGCTCGATCCGCTGGTCGACGCCGTCGCCTGCCGCTTCGACCTCAACGACGGCGTCACGCAGGTCCACAGCGACGAGACCGTCCCCTACTGGTCCGTCTCGATCCACGACCGGACCGGCCTCAACATCTATTCGCTGAACGACACGTCCTCGGCGCAAGGCCGGTTCGACTTCGTCATCGCCACGCCCGCCCAGATGATCGCGCTGCGCAACGCCATGCCGCCGGAGCTGGAGGATTCCATCTTCATCGAGGCCGACGTCGCCGAGGGCATCGTGGTGGTGCGCACCTTTGCGCCCGACGAGACGTGGGAGCCGGCGATCTCGTCCTGGCTGCGCGGCGTCGACTGCACCCTTCACTGA
- a CDS encoding DUF1214 domain-containing protein: MLKSVILTAIALGIALVGGAGSVWLALERDFGFGTVTIGNWVAFPDHGTPQADPYSRARFSREADLALGRAEGLVFTARRDAGGEPLLRECSYVIEGNLPPARFWTLSARDGDNAVIGIEGGRSPALHSLALLRRPDDTVAVAVSGRPAPGNWLALDGAGPFSLVLTLYDTAIASSARIAEVELPHIVREGCDG; the protein is encoded by the coding sequence ATGCTCAAATCCGTCATCCTCACGGCCATCGCGCTGGGCATCGCCCTTGTCGGCGGGGCGGGCAGCGTCTGGCTGGCGCTGGAGCGGGATTTCGGCTTCGGAACCGTCACCATCGGCAACTGGGTCGCCTTCCCCGACCATGGCACGCCGCAGGCCGATCCCTATTCGCGCGCACGCTTCTCGCGCGAGGCGGATCTCGCCCTCGGCCGCGCCGAGGGGCTGGTCTTCACCGCCCGCCGCGACGCCGGCGGCGAGCCCCTCCTGCGCGAGTGCAGCTATGTGATCGAGGGCAACCTGCCGCCGGCGCGGTTCTGGACGCTCTCGGCGCGCGACGGCGACAACGCCGTCATCGGCATCGAGGGCGGCCGCTCGCCCGCTCTCCACTCCCTTGCCCTGCTGCGCCGCCCCGACGACACGGTCGCGGTGGCGGTGTCCGGCCGCCCGGCGCCCGGCAACTGGCTCGCCCTCGACGGTGCCGGCCCGTTCTCGCTGGTGCTGACGCTCTACGACACCGCCATCGCCTCGAGCGCGCGCATCGCCGAGGTCGAGCTGCCCCACATCGTCCGCGAGGGCTGCGATGGCTAG
- a CDS encoding transglycosylase domain-containing protein produces MLNPFRKRKSRVPRATFFLAVDAWIDSTLYEAGFRARERWENITIFFRRFRVKGWRRGLVELLSEGFTMGTAGSIVLLALALPAFEETAKDWRSQGDYAVTFLDRYGNEIGQRGIIQRDSVPVDEIPDHVVKAVLATEDRRFFEHFGIDFIGLARALSENVRANSVVQGGSTLTQQLAKNLFLTNERSMERKIKEAYLALWLEWNLTKKEILQLYLDRAYLGGGTFGIAAASDFYFNKGVKELTLAEAAMIAGLFKAPGNYAPHINLPAARGRANVVLSNMVDAGFMTEGQVLSARLHPATSVDRAGAETPDYYLDWAFEEVKKIAPRNAPRSLVARTTLDMDLQKAAEESLEFHLRQHGQAYRVTEGAMVLLETNGAVRAIVGGRDYARSQFNRATRALRQTGSSFKPYVYTAAMEAGFTPDSIISDAPINWGGWMPRNYGRGYAGRVSLAAALIRSYNTVPVRLAKEHLSIPVIVEKTKAMGVESELNGHKTMVLGTSGMTVMDQATGYLTLANGGFTGSRHGVTQLVTHSGEVVYDFSRDAPQPHRTVTQEAMAAMNSIMVQIPETGTARRAALQGIRSAGKTGTAQAYRDAWYVGYTGNYLAAVWLGNDDFSPTRNMTGGSVPAMIWQRVMAYAHQKVELKPIPGIDKPFLDTAPGTVVAEAGEGPEEPARPSVLSPRTTGFLHELARAFREAPAVELPPAPEALSSL; encoded by the coding sequence ATGTTGAATCCGTTCAGGAAACGCAAATCGAGAGTACCGCGGGCGACATTCTTCCTCGCCGTCGATGCCTGGATCGATTCCACCCTCTACGAAGCCGGTTTCCGCGCGCGCGAAAGGTGGGAGAACATCACCATCTTCTTCCGCCGCTTCCGCGTGAAGGGCTGGCGGCGCGGTCTCGTCGAGCTGCTGAGCGAAGGCTTCACGATGGGCACCGCCGGCTCCATCGTCCTCCTCGCGCTCGCTCTCCCCGCCTTCGAGGAGACCGCCAAGGACTGGCGCAGCCAGGGCGACTACGCCGTCACCTTCCTCGACCGCTACGGCAACGAGATCGGCCAGCGCGGCATCATCCAGCGCGATTCGGTCCCGGTCGACGAGATTCCCGACCACGTCGTCAAGGCCGTGCTGGCGACCGAGGATCGCCGCTTCTTCGAGCATTTCGGCATCGACTTCATCGGCCTCGCCCGGGCGCTCAGCGAGAACGTGCGCGCCAATTCTGTCGTGCAGGGCGGCTCGACCCTCACCCAGCAGCTCGCCAAGAACCTCTTCCTCACCAACGAGCGCTCGATGGAGCGCAAGATCAAGGAAGCGTATCTGGCGCTGTGGCTGGAATGGAATCTGACCAAGAAGGAAATCCTCCAGCTCTATCTCGACCGCGCCTATTTGGGCGGCGGCACGTTCGGCATCGCGGCGGCGTCCGATTTCTACTTCAACAAAGGCGTCAAGGAGCTGACGCTGGCCGAGGCGGCGATGATCGCCGGCCTGTTCAAGGCGCCGGGCAACTACGCGCCCCACATCAACCTGCCGGCGGCGCGCGGCCGCGCCAACGTCGTCCTGTCCAACATGGTCGACGCCGGGTTCATGACCGAGGGGCAGGTTCTTTCCGCCCGCCTCCACCCGGCCACCTCCGTCGACCGCGCCGGCGCGGAAACCCCGGACTACTACCTCGACTGGGCGTTCGAGGAGGTCAAGAAGATCGCGCCGAGGAACGCGCCCCGCTCGCTCGTCGCCCGCACCACTCTCGACATGGATCTGCAGAAGGCGGCCGAGGAATCGCTCGAGTTCCACCTGCGCCAGCACGGACAGGCCTATCGCGTCACGGAAGGGGCGATGGTCCTGCTCGAAACCAACGGCGCGGTCCGCGCCATCGTCGGCGGCCGCGACTATGCCCGCAGCCAGTTCAACCGCGCGACCCGCGCGCTGCGCCAGACCGGCTCGTCGTTCAAACCCTATGTCTACACCGCGGCGATGGAGGCCGGCTTCACGCCCGACTCGATCATTTCCGACGCGCCGATCAACTGGGGCGGCTGGATGCCGCGCAATTACGGGCGCGGCTATGCCGGGCGCGTCTCGCTCGCCGCCGCCCTCATCCGCTCCTACAACACCGTGCCGGTGCGCCTCGCCAAGGAGCACCTGTCGATTCCCGTCATCGTCGAGAAGACGAAGGCGATGGGCGTCGAATCCGAGCTCAACGGCCACAAGACCATGGTGCTCGGCACCTCGGGCATGACGGTGATGGACCAGGCCACCGGCTACCTGACCCTGGCCAATGGCGGCTTCACCGGCTCGCGCCACGGCGTCACCCAGCTCGTCACCCATTCCGGCGAGGTGGTCTACGATTTCAGCCGCGACGCGCCCCAGCCCCACCGCACCGTCACCCAGGAGGCCATGGCGGCGATGAACTCGATCATGGTGCAGATTCCCGAGACCGGCACCGCGCGCCGCGCCGCGCTCCAGGGCATCCGCTCGGCCGGCAAGACCGGCACCGCGCAAGCCTACCGCGACGCCTGGTATGTCGGCTACACCGGCAACTACCTCGCCGCCGTCTGGCTCGGCAATGACGACTTCTCCCCCACCCGCAACATGACCGGCGGCTCGGTCCCGGCCATGATCTGGCAGCGCGTGATGGCTTATGCCCACCAGAAGGTCGAGCTGAAGCCGATCCCGGGCATCGACAAGCCGTTCCTCGACACCGCCCCCGGCACGGTCGTCGCCGAGGCCGGCGAAGGGCCGGAAGAGCCGGCGCGTCCCTCTGTCCTGTCGCCGCGCACCACCGGCTTCCTGCACGAGCTTGCCCGCGCCTTCCGCGAGGCGCCGGCTGTCGAGCTTCCGCCCGCGCCGGAAGCGCTCTCCTCGCTTTGA
- a CDS encoding DNA-packaging protein, with protein MARGRQYRPAWRPDSEPRNWLVVGGRGSGKTRLGAEWVNALVRGFPPFSRGRRHMRIALVGETLGDVREVMVDGPSGIAAISRWSRPRYEATRRRLLWDSGAVAQAFSSEDPESLRGPQFEAAWCDELAKWKNADACFDMLQFGLRLGEEPRQLVTTTPRPMPLFRRLLGDPDFMVTRMRTEENADNLAEGFLAAVRARYAGTRRARQELDGELIEDRPDALWNRAMLEAATGAHGALGRIVVAVDPPATARRTSDACGIVVAGLDDTDRAVVLEDATLAAARPQDWAARAVALYRRYEADCIVAEVNQGGDMVAAVLKTVDPAVPVKEVRASRGKWLRAEPVAALYAQGRVVHAARLPELEDEMCDFGPDGLSGGRSPDRMDALVWAIHDLLLGRAMRPRIRNLS; from the coding sequence CTGGCGCGCGGGCGTCAGTATCGGCCCGCATGGCGACCGGATAGCGAGCCGCGCAACTGGCTGGTCGTCGGCGGGCGCGGGTCGGGCAAGACGCGGCTCGGCGCCGAGTGGGTCAACGCGCTGGTGCGCGGGTTCCCGCCGTTCTCGCGCGGCAGGCGGCATATGCGCATCGCCCTCGTCGGCGAGACGCTGGGCGACGTGCGCGAGGTGATGGTGGACGGGCCGTCCGGCATCGCCGCCATCTCGCGCTGGAGCCGCCCGCGCTATGAGGCGACGCGGCGCAGGCTGTTGTGGGACAGCGGCGCGGTGGCGCAGGCCTTCTCGTCGGAAGACCCGGAGAGCCTGCGCGGGCCGCAATTCGAGGCGGCGTGGTGCGACGAGCTGGCCAAGTGGAAGAACGCGGACGCCTGCTTCGACATGCTCCAGTTCGGCCTGCGGCTGGGCGAGGAGCCGCGCCAGCTCGTGACCACGACGCCGCGGCCGATGCCGCTGTTCAGGCGGCTGCTCGGCGATCCGGATTTCATGGTGACGCGGATGCGCACCGAGGAGAACGCCGACAACCTCGCCGAAGGCTTCCTCGCGGCAGTGCGCGCCCGCTATGCCGGGACGCGGCGGGCGCGGCAGGAACTCGACGGCGAACTGATCGAGGACAGGCCGGACGCATTGTGGAACCGGGCGATGCTGGAAGCCGCCACCGGGGCGCATGGCGCGCTCGGACGCATCGTCGTTGCCGTCGATCCGCCGGCGACGGCGCGGCGTACATCGGACGCCTGCGGCATCGTCGTCGCCGGGCTCGACGACACGGACCGCGCCGTGGTGCTGGAGGATGCGACGCTGGCCGCCGCCCGGCCGCAGGACTGGGCGGCGCGGGCGGTCGCGCTCTATCGCCGCTACGAGGCCGATTGCATCGTCGCCGAGGTCAACCAGGGCGGCGACATGGTGGCGGCGGTGCTGAAGACCGTCGATCCCGCCGTGCCGGTGAAGGAGGTGCGCGCCAGCCGCGGCAAATGGCTGCGCGCCGAGCCGGTGGCCGCGCTCTATGCGCAGGGGCGCGTGGTGCATGCCGCGCGGCTGCCGGAGCTCGAGGACGAGATGTGCGATTTCGGGCCGGACGGGCTTTCGGGCGGCCGTTCGCCCGACCGCATGGACGCGCTTGTCTGGGCGATCCACGACTTGCTGCTCGGCCGCGCCATGCGGCCGCGGATCAGAAACCTGAGCTGA
- a CDS encoding phage portal protein yields MGWNWPWAKRPAGAPARADTKSAGFGFVALHGQGEALWTRGDYGALSREGYMRNPVVHRAVRMIAEAAAAVPWLLYEGAAELTEHPLSALLARPNRRTGGAGFMETLYGHLLMSGNAYVELVEAGEARELHLLRPDRVAVVADAAGWPVALEHREGAGKRRVALEGRGENAAGQGGGLHLRLFHPLDDHYGFPPLQAALMALDIHNAAGRWNKALLDNSARPSGALVYAPKEGGNLTEEQYERLKSELEDGYSGARAAGRPLLLEGGLDWKAMGLTPKDMDFIEAKNAASRDIALAFGVPPMILGIPGDNTYSNYQEANRAFYRMTVLPLAARAASEIAAWLGPRFGAELRLEPDADRIDGLSVEREALWARVARTRISS; encoded by the coding sequence ATGGGTTGGAACTGGCCATGGGCGAAGCGCCCGGCCGGCGCGCCGGCGCGCGCCGACACGAAAAGCGCGGGGTTCGGATTCGTCGCCCTGCACGGGCAGGGCGAGGCGCTGTGGACGCGCGGCGACTACGGCGCGCTGTCGCGCGAGGGCTATATGCGCAACCCGGTCGTGCACCGGGCGGTGCGGATGATCGCCGAGGCGGCGGCGGCCGTGCCGTGGCTGCTCTATGAAGGCGCGGCGGAGCTGACCGAGCATCCGCTCTCGGCGCTGCTGGCGCGGCCGAACCGGCGCACGGGCGGCGCCGGCTTCATGGAAACGCTTTACGGGCACCTGCTGATGTCCGGCAACGCCTATGTCGAGCTGGTCGAGGCCGGCGAGGCGCGCGAGCTTCACCTGCTGCGCCCCGACAGGGTGGCAGTGGTGGCCGACGCCGCCGGCTGGCCGGTGGCGCTGGAACATAGGGAAGGCGCGGGCAAGCGCAGGGTCGCGCTGGAGGGGCGGGGGGAGAATGCGGCCGGGCAGGGCGGGGGGCTGCACCTTCGGCTGTTCCACCCGCTCGACGACCATTACGGCTTCCCGCCGCTCCAGGCGGCGCTGATGGCGCTCGACATCCACAACGCCGCCGGGCGCTGGAACAAGGCGCTGCTCGACAATTCGGCCCGGCCGTCCGGTGCGCTCGTCTATGCGCCGAAGGAGGGCGGCAACCTGACGGAGGAGCAGTATGAGCGGCTGAAGAGCGAGCTGGAGGACGGCTATTCCGGCGCGCGGGCCGCGGGGCGGCCGCTGCTGCTCGAAGGCGGGCTCGACTGGAAGGCGATGGGCCTGACGCCGAAGGACATGGACTTCATCGAGGCCAAGAACGCGGCCAGCCGCGACATCGCGCTCGCCTTCGGCGTGCCGCCGATGATCCTCGGCATACCGGGCGACAACACCTATTCCAACTATCAGGAAGCCAACCGTGCCTTCTACCGCATGACCGTGCTGCCGCTGGCGGCACGGGCCGCGAGCGAGATCGCGGCGTGGCTCGGGCCGCGCTTCGGCGCGGAGCTGAGGCTGGAGCCCGACGCGGACCGGATCGACGGGCTCTCGGTCGAGCGCGAGGCGTTGTGGGCGCGCGTCGCCAGAACGCGCATTTCGTCATGA
- a CDS encoding head-tail connector protein, with amino-acid sequence MTLFRTVVPAAEPVTLSEAKRTLRLDHDSEDELIGGLIRAAREEVEASCGLALIDQGWRLALDRLPRSGRVLLGRHPVREVLSVTVYGSEGEASLVDPASYRLDGTSRPARLHFRAVPAPGVAMNGIEIDFAAGFGEAGTDVPDLLKRAMLVLVAHWYEFRASFSGADQPVSFPPGYERLIAPWRSRRL; translated from the coding sequence ATGACGCTTTTCCGTACCGTGGTGCCGGCGGCCGAGCCGGTCACGCTTTCCGAGGCGAAGCGCACGCTGCGCCTCGACCACGACAGCGAGGACGAGCTGATCGGCGGCCTGATCCGCGCCGCGCGCGAGGAGGTGGAAGCCTCGTGCGGGCTGGCGCTGATCGACCAGGGCTGGCGGCTCGCGCTCGACCGGCTGCCACGCTCGGGCCGCGTGCTGCTGGGCCGCCATCCGGTGCGCGAGGTGCTGTCGGTCACCGTCTATGGGAGCGAGGGCGAGGCCTCGCTCGTCGATCCGGCGAGCTACCGGCTCGACGGGACGAGCCGCCCGGCGCGGCTGCATTTCCGCGCCGTTCCGGCGCCGGGCGTCGCCATGAACGGGATCGAGATCGATTTCGCCGCCGGATTCGGCGAGGCGGGGACGGACGTTCCCGATCTTCTGAAGCGGGCGATGCTGGTTCTCGTCGCCCACTGGTACGAGTTCCGCGCGAGCTTTTCTGGGGCCGATCAGCCGGTCTCGTTCCCGCCGGGCTACGAGCGCCTGATCGCGCCGTGGCGGTCGCGGAGGCTCTAG
- a CDS encoding phage head closure protein — translation MRGEFIDPGAFRHEVALETATLTPDGAGGHVEAWSEAATLFARIEPVSAASRFGADRRLETVTHRVTLRHRGGIASGMRFRRLGRVFRILTIHDPDETGRYLVCRVEEEDA, via the coding sequence ATGCGCGGCGAGTTCATCGACCCCGGCGCGTTCCGTCATGAAGTGGCGCTGGAAACCGCGACGCTGACGCCGGACGGCGCGGGCGGCCATGTCGAGGCATGGAGCGAGGCGGCGACGCTGTTCGCCCGGATCGAGCCCGTTTCGGCGGCGAGCCGCTTCGGCGCCGACCGGAGGCTGGAGACGGTGACGCATCGGGTCACGTTGCGCCATCGCGGCGGCATCGCCAGCGGCATGCGCTTTCGCAGGCTGGGGCGCGTGTTCCGCATCCTCACCATTCACGACCCCGACGAGACCGGGCGCTATCTGGTCTGCCGGGTCGAGGAGGAAGACGCATGA
- a CDS encoding DUF3168 domain-containing protein, with the protein MTAAAIEVQKAVFSALQGDAALVAALGGARVYDHAPAHAPFPYVTFGRSSSSDWSTASEDGAEHIFTVHVWSKARGKAQVAAIMEIVREQLHDADLVLAGHVLVNLRHAFDEIRFDDDHDVYHGAMQFRAVTEPAG; encoded by the coding sequence GTGACCGCAGCGGCGATTGAAGTGCAGAAGGCGGTGTTTTCCGCCCTTCAGGGCGACGCGGCGCTGGTCGCGGCGCTTGGCGGCGCACGGGTTTACGATCATGCCCCGGCGCACGCGCCGTTTCCCTACGTCACCTTCGGCCGCTCCTCGTCCAGCGACTGGAGCACGGCGAGCGAGGATGGGGCGGAGCATATCTTCACCGTCCATGTCTGGTCGAAGGCGCGGGGGAAGGCGCAGGTCGCGGCGATCATGGAGATCGTGCGCGAGCAGCTGCACGATGCCGACCTTGTGCTGGCGGGCCATGTGCTCGTCAATCTGCGCCATGCGTTCGACGAGATCCGCTTCGACGACGACCATGACGTCTACCACGGCGCGATGCAGTTCCGCGCCGTGACCGAACCGGCCGGCTGA
- a CDS encoding phage major tail protein, TP901-1 family codes for MAAQKGKDLLLKIDNGGSFATVAGLRTKRLAFNSEAVDVTDADSAGRWRELLGGAGVQRAALSGAGIFKDAQSDALIRDRFFAGEIAAWQLAIPGFGTVEGPFQITALEYTGNHDGEVTFDIALESAGALSFAGL; via the coding sequence GTGGCGGCACAGAAGGGCAAGGATCTTCTGTTGAAGATCGACAATGGCGGCAGCTTCGCCACCGTCGCCGGGCTGCGCACCAAGCGCCTCGCCTTCAACAGCGAGGCGGTGGACGTGACCGACGCGGATTCGGCCGGGCGCTGGCGCGAGCTGCTCGGCGGCGCGGGCGTGCAGCGCGCGGCGCTGAGCGGGGCGGGCATCTTCAAGGACGCGCAATCCGACGCGCTGATCCGCGACCGCTTCTTCGCCGGGGAGATCGCCGCCTGGCAGCTCGCCATTCCCGGCTTCGGCACCGTCGAGGGACCGTTCCAGATCACCGCGCTCGAATATACCGGCAACCACGACGGCGAGGTGACGTTCGACATCGCGCTGGAATCGGCCGGCGCGCTTTCCTTCGCGGGGCTGTGA
- a CDS encoding gene transfer agent family protein, with translation MAANRRRGEISARIDGEERILCLTLGALAELESAFAVDDLAAPAERFASGRLGARDLIRVVGAGLRGGGMAASDDEVAAMKTEGGAAGFAAIAAELLSVTFGGGAGERAGADP, from the coding sequence ATGGCGGCGAACAGGAGACGCGGCGAGATATCCGCCCGCATCGACGGCGAGGAGCGCATCCTGTGCCTGACGCTCGGCGCGCTGGCCGAGCTGGAAAGCGCTTTCGCCGTGGACGATCTCGCCGCGCCCGCCGAACGGTTCGCCAGCGGCCGGCTCGGCGCGCGCGACCTGATCCGCGTCGTCGGCGCGGGCCTGCGCGGCGGCGGCATGGCGGCGAGCGACGACGAGGTCGCCGCCATGAAGACGGAGGGCGGGGCGGCGGGCTTCGCTGCCATCGCTGCCGAGCTGCTTTCGGTGACGTTCGGCGGCGGCGCCGGGGAAAGGGCGGGCGCGGACCCTTGA
- a CDS encoding rcc01693 family protein, producing the protein MTAAAGEARRFPWDEVIALGLGLLRLAPRDFWNATPREMAHALRFHVGGAAATPPGRTSIEALMALFPDDKE; encoded by the coding sequence TTGACGGCCGCGGCAGGCGAAGCGCGCCGGTTTCCCTGGGACGAGGTCATCGCCCTCGGGCTGGGCCTGCTGCGGCTTGCGCCGCGCGATTTCTGGAACGCGACGCCGCGCGAGATGGCGCATGCGCTGCGGTTCCATGTCGGCGGCGCGGCGGCGACGCCGCCGGGCCGGACGAGCATCGAGGCGCTGATGGCGCTGTTTCCCGACGACAAGGAGTGA
- a CDS encoding phage tail tape measure protein, with protein MAETVAPVTVRLEADTQPFTDALSNLEKLAGSFGRQLTGALASATASGKSLDDMLRQIGMNLAGMALSQGLKPLGDLTSTLFSGLFRGIMPFAKGGVVPGAAAFASGGVVAAPTYFPLGRSLGVMGEAGAEAILPLQRGADGRLGVAAGGGGGGAVNVVFNVTAPDAASFRKSEAQITGMLARAVARGSRGL; from the coding sequence ATGGCAGAGACGGTCGCGCCGGTGACGGTCCGGCTCGAGGCGGACACGCAGCCTTTCACTGACGCGCTGAGCAATCTGGAAAAGCTGGCCGGCTCATTCGGCCGCCAGCTCACCGGCGCGCTGGCCAGCGCGACGGCGAGCGGCAAGTCGCTCGACGACATGCTGCGGCAGATCGGCATGAACCTCGCGGGCATGGCGCTGTCGCAGGGGCTGAAGCCGCTGGGGGACCTGACCTCGACCCTGTTCTCCGGCCTGTTCAGGGGCATCATGCCGTTCGCCAAGGGCGGGGTGGTGCCGGGCGCGGCGGCGTTCGCTTCCGGTGGGGTGGTGGCCGCGCCGACCTATTTCCCGCTCGGGCGCTCGCTCGGCGTGATGGGCGAAGCGGGCGCGGAGGCGATCCTGCCGCTCCAGCGCGGCGCGGACGGGCGGCTGGGCGTCGCGGCGGGCGGCGGGGGCGGCGGAGCCGTCAATGTCGTCTTCAACGTCACCGCCCCGGACGCGGCCTCGTTCCGCAAATCCGAGGCGCAGATCACCGGCATGCTGGCGCGTGCGGTCGCGCGCGGCTCGCGCGGCCTGTGA
- a CDS encoding TIGR02217 family protein: MDSFHDVRFPTSISFGATGGPERRVEIVALTSGREKRNLRFAHSRRHFDAGTGVRSLADLHEIVAFFEARRGSYHGFRFRDPFDMKSCAPDAAPAPDDQALGTGDGARADFQLVKRYGEGGDAYERPIRKPVAGTVRVAVDGVERAAPAQFSVDHATGIVTFAPGAVPAPGALVSAGFAFDIAARFDTERIAISLSAFKAGQIPSIPVIEIEP, translated from the coding sequence ATGGACAGCTTTCATGACGTGCGCTTTCCCACGAGCATCTCGTTCGGGGCGACGGGCGGGCCGGAGCGGCGCGTCGAGATCGTCGCGCTGACCTCGGGCCGCGAGAAGCGCAACCTGCGCTTCGCCCATTCGCGTCGGCATTTCGACGCCGGGACCGGCGTGCGCTCGCTGGCCGACCTTCACGAGATCGTCGCCTTCTTCGAGGCGCGGCGCGGCTCCTATCACGGCTTCCGCTTCCGCGATCCGTTCGACATGAAATCCTGCGCGCCGGACGCCGCGCCTGCGCCGGACGACCAGGCGCTCGGCACCGGGGACGGGGCGAGGGCGGATTTCCAGCTCGTCAAACGCTATGGCGAGGGGGGCGACGCCTATGAGCGCCCCATCCGCAAGCCGGTGGCGGGGACGGTGCGCGTTGCGGTCGACGGGGTGGAGAGGGCAGCGCCGGCGCAATTCTCCGTAGACCACGCGACGGGGATCGTCACCTTCGCGCCGGGCGCGGTTCCCGCTCCGGGCGCGCTGGTCTCGGCCGGCTTCGCGTTCGACATCGCGGCGCGCTTCGACACCGAGCGCATCGCCATCAGTCTGTCGGCCTTCAAGGCCGGGCAGATCCCGTCCATTCCCGTCATCGAGATCGAGCCATGA
- a CDS encoding DUF2163 domain-containing protein has protein sequence MSEMSLREHLERDCTTLCHCWRLERRDGRVFGFTDHDRSLAVGGLDYEPQSGFTQTEARASLGMAVDAVDVEGALSSDTLDEADIAAGLFDGAMVETLLVNWADPRQFASIRKAAIGRILRADGRFVAELESVAASLDRPNGRYLRRSCDARLGDARCRADISGSAFNGAGAVMAVTAPSTFVASGLAGFEPGWFAFGEITFSDGALAGRALPVVDHLAAAEGAILVLPATGPSPEPGDGFTIVAGCDKRFATCKAKFANPLNFRGFPHLPGNDAAYAYVTEGMEFDGAVLVE, from the coding sequence ATGAGCGAAATGTCCCTGCGCGAGCATCTGGAGCGCGACTGCACCACGCTGTGCCATTGCTGGCGGCTGGAGCGGCGCGACGGCCGGGTCTTCGGATTCACCGACCATGACCGCAGCCTTGCCGTCGGCGGGCTGGACTACGAGCCGCAGAGCGGCTTCACCCAGACCGAGGCGCGGGCCTCGCTCGGCATGGCGGTGGACGCGGTCGACGTCGAGGGGGCGCTGTCGTCCGATACGCTCGACGAGGCGGACATCGCGGCCGGTCTGTTCGACGGGGCGATGGTGGAGACGCTGCTGGTCAACTGGGCCGACCCGCGGCAGTTCGCCTCGATCCGCAAGGCCGCGATCGGGCGCATCCTGCGCGCTGACGGCCGCTTCGTCGCCGAGCTGGAAAGCGTGGCGGCGAGCCTCGACCGGCCGAACGGGCGCTATCTGCGGCGCAGCTGCGACGCGCGGCTCGGCGATGCGCGCTGCCGGGCCGATATCTCGGGCAGCGCGTTCAACGGCGCGGGGGCGGTGATGGCCGTCACTGCCCCTTCGACCTTCGTTGCGAGCGGCCTTGCCGGGTTCGAGCCGGGCTGGTTCGCCTTCGGCGAGATCACCTTCTCGGACGGCGCGCTGGCCGGGCGCGCGCTGCCGGTCGTCGATCACCTCGCGGCGGCGGAGGGGGCCATCCTCGTCCTGCCGGCGACGGGGCCGTCGCCGGAGCCCGGAGATGGCTTCACCATCGTTGCCGGCTGCGACAAGCGCTTCGCCACCTGCAAGGCGAAATTCGCCAATCCGCTGAATTTCAGGGGTTTTCCCCATCTGCCGGGCAACGACGCGGCCTATGCTTACGTCACCGAGGGCATGGAGTTCGACGGCGCGGTGCTGGTCGAATGA
- a CDS encoding NlpC/P60 family protein — protein sequence MSAPETPTAAGRAIIAEAMGWLGTPYRHQGSRKGVGCDCLGLVRGVWRAVYGGEPERPGPYSPDWAEAGGGDPLIEAARRHCTEKPPDEARPGDLLVFRWRPHHAAKHLGILLPHARFLHAYEGHAVTISPLIPQWRRKIAGVFAFPEVR from the coding sequence ATGAGCGCGCCGGAGACGCCGACCGCGGCGGGACGCGCGATCATCGCAGAGGCCATGGGCTGGCTCGGCACGCCCTATCGCCATCAGGGATCGCGCAAGGGGGTGGGGTGCGACTGCCTCGGCCTGGTGCGCGGGGTCTGGCGCGCCGTCTATGGCGGCGAGCCGGAGCGGCCGGGTCCGTACTCGCCCGACTGGGCGGAAGCGGGGGGTGGCGATCCGCTGATCGAGGCGGCCCGCCGCCATTGCACCGAGAAACCGCCCGACGAGGCGCGGCCGGGCGACCTGCTGGTCTTCCGCTGGCGACCGCATCACGCAGCCAAGCATCTCGGAATCCTCCTGCCGCACGCGCGTTTCCTGCATGCCTATGAGGGGCATGCGGTGACGATCTCGCCGCTGATCCCCCAATGGCGGCGCAAGATCGCCGGGGTCTTCGCCTTTCCGGAAGTTCGATAG